In the genome of Epinephelus lanceolatus isolate andai-2023 chromosome 18, ASM4190304v1, whole genome shotgun sequence, one region contains:
- the dsn1 gene encoding kinetochore-associated protein DSN1 homolog — protein sequence MAEKYSAVGHDGCESVAVDTQNEINSEKQTKKRCLSRSPSTAPPNKSPRTSVSPSRQKTDAGDQLAMQTENTEGPSCPTFSPTARRKSWRRATITRRSLPALPNPYQVLCRSISASLPQQERLEKLMEASMRLVIERTQDSIQSVPNTSLESFQKQVEHMQKEWGCLAKSIRDEHQGHQFPAGAASSSDPAVQRAMEKVQKAINRLQAESESWEALLNKHRSKAKELERKVEQGQEGGISLDTTSVAQSSQYHFLQSKPDYHGLLCRQQPMLHTMATIMDTQTKMVRKLLSIKEQSQLLVKETSGRLAAEAGFQDLSPDPIKNLLAAPLSSATT from the exons atggcGGAAAAATATTCGGCTGTGGGACATGACGg TTGCGAAAGTGTCGCCGTCGATACTCAGAATGAG ATCAACTCGGagaaacagacaaagaaaagatgCCTCTCCAGAAGCCCCAGCACAGCTCCCCCAAACAAATCTCCCCGTACCTCCGTGTCACCcagcagacagaaaacagatgCAGGGGACCAACTAGCGATgcagacagaaaacacagagggaCCGTCATGTCCAACTTTCAGCCCCACTGCACGAAGGAAATCCTGGAGAAGAGCTACTATAACCCGACGCTCACTCCCTGCCCTTCCCAATCCATATCAGG TGTTGTGCAGGAGCATCAGTGCATCTTTACCACAGCAAGAGAGGCTTGAGAAATTGATGGAGGCTTCAATGAGG CTGGTAATAGAAAGAACTCAAGATTCCATACAGTCGGTGCCAAACACCTCACTGGAGTCTTTTCAAAAACAAG TTGAGCACATGCAGAAAGAGTGGGGTTGTTTGGCCAAAAGCATACGCGATGAGCACCAGGGTCATCAATTCCCTGCTGGAGCAGCCAG TTCTAGTGACCCAGCAGTGCAAAGAGCCATGGAAAAAGTCCAGAAAGCCATCAACAG GCTCCAGGCTGAAAGTGAATCTTGGGAGGCACTGTTGAACAAACACCGGAGCAAAGCAAAGGAATTGGAAAG GAAAGTGGAGCAGGGCCAGGAGGGAGGCATATCATTAGACACTACATCTGTGGCCCAGTCGTCCCAGTACCATTTTTTACAGAGTAAACCTGACTACCACGGTCTCCTCTGTCGACAACAGCCCATGCTTCACACTATGGCAACGATT ATGGACACACAGACTAAGATGGTTAGAAAGCTTCTGTCCATCAAGGAGCAGTCACAGTTGCTAGTGAAAGAGACCAGTGGCCGACTGG CCGCAGAAGCAGGATTCCAGGATCTTTCCCCCGACCCCATCAAGAACCTCCTGGCAGCACCTTTATCCTCCGCAACTACATAG